A single Candidatus Zixiibacteriota bacterium DNA region contains:
- the nadC gene encoding carboxylating nicotinate-nucleotide diphosphorylase — protein sequence MRPKTPHPFVVPPAAYTRDVHDLVRRALAEDIGTGDITTKALKLPRERVVSHLQAHEDGVLAGVDAFEAAFRHLDPRVEFFWYWPEGHDFQASDMVVNVRGQASALLSAERTAINFLAHLSGVATAARRMVVRIPPRTARLLDTRKTTPGWRLLEKHAAAVGGALNHRLGLYDAAMIKGNHVVAAQGLTVALSRARKTRRPLICEAHTYKQITTALDAGVTWLLLDNYTPAHLKEAVRFIRRWEREHGTRITLEASGNVTMRNVAAFARTGVDYISSGSITHSAPAIDFSLTWFR from the coding sequence GTTTGTCGTCCCGCCGGCCGCCTACACGCGGGACGTTCATGATCTCGTGCGCCGCGCCCTGGCAGAGGACATAGGGACCGGTGACATCACGACGAAGGCTCTCAAGCTCCCGCGTGAGCGGGTCGTGTCGCATCTGCAGGCACATGAAGACGGGGTGCTGGCCGGTGTTGATGCTTTTGAGGCCGCCTTTCGCCACTTGGATCCGCGTGTTGAGTTCTTCTGGTACTGGCCCGAGGGGCATGATTTCCAAGCCAGCGACATGGTCGTGAACGTGCGCGGGCAGGCGTCTGCGCTGCTTTCCGCCGAGCGCACGGCGATCAACTTCCTGGCCCATCTCTCCGGCGTGGCCACGGCGGCGCGACGGATGGTGGTACGCATTCCGCCGCGGACGGCGCGGCTTCTGGACACACGCAAGACGACTCCGGGTTGGCGTCTTCTGGAAAAGCATGCCGCCGCCGTCGGGGGGGCACTCAATCATCGCCTCGGGCTCTATGATGCCGCCATGATCAAAGGCAATCATGTCGTGGCTGCTCAGGGCCTGACCGTAGCGCTGAGTCGGGCACGCAAGACCCGCCGTCCGCTGATCTGCGAGGCGCACACTTACAAGCAGATCACAACCGCGCTCGACGCCGGCGTCACCTGGCTTCTCTTGGACAACTACACGCCCGCGCATCTGAAGGAGGCGGTACGGTTCATTCGCCGCTGGGAACGGGAGCACGGCACACGCATCACGTTGGAAGCATCCGGTAACGTGACCATGCGCAATGTCGCCGCCTTTGCCCGCACCGGTGTCGACTATATCTCCTCGGGCAGCATCACGCATTCGGCGCCGGCCATCGATTTCTCATTGACATGGTTCCGCTGA